The genomic window GCGCGGCGGGTGCCGGCGCGGAGGCGGCGGCCTCGGGAGGGTCGCCCAGGAGGTGGGCGTAGCGGGTCTCCTTCGTCCCGGGCAGCCGCGGGAGTCTGGCCACCAGCGGTTCCTCCGCCTCCAGCATCAGCTCCAGCACCGCCTCCACCTCGGCAAGGTCCGGGAAGGGATACATCCGGGTGCTGCGGTTGCGCAGTTCACCGGGGGTCTGGGGACCGCGCAGCAGGAGCTCGGCGAGGATGGCGCACTCCTGCACGGACAGGCCCCGGGACTCCGCCAGGCGGTGGCTGTACTTCTGCACCCGGCTCCCGGCCGCGCCCACGAACCACACGGCCTGGCCGTCCCGCAGCTCCTGGAGCGCCTCCAGGACGGCGGCCTCGTCCAGGGCCATCACCGGATCGCGGTTGGTGCTCTGGTTGCAGGCGTTCACCAGGGCATTGAGGGTCAGGGGGTAGTAGTCGGGCGTGGAGAGGTGCTTCTCCATCAGGCAGCCCAGGACGCGCTGCTCCGTTGCGGTAAGGCGATGCTCGGCCATCGGCGGTCTCCTTCCCGCCATCTTCTCATGGAGGGGCCATGGACAGGCTTTGTCGCATACCTCCACCCGCCCCCGGCCCGCCATTTCCCGCGGGCGCGGACCCGGGTGGGTTAGTATCAACGGATGGGCCCCAATGGAGATGGGATGGACGAGCTAGTCTGGTCGGAAGACC from Geothrix sp. 21YS21S-2 includes these protein-coding regions:
- a CDS encoding YceH family protein — protein: MAEHRLTATEQRVLGCLMEKHLSTPDYYPLTLNALVNACNQSTNRDPVMALDEAAVLEALQELRDGQAVWFVGAAGSRVQKYSHRLAESRGLSVQECAILAELLLRGPQTPGELRNRSTRMYPFPDLAEVEAVLELMLEAEEPLVARLPRLPGTKETRYAHLLGDPPEAAASAPAPAAPSRSAALEAEVAALKGELAQLRAEFEAFRGQFE